A region of Plantactinospora sp. BC1 DNA encodes the following proteins:
- a CDS encoding PfkB family carbohydrate kinase, with translation MSAIPQVLVIGQLARDLVLVVDRMPPAGSAADVRCRRELLGGKGANQAVALAQLGARPILLAVAGDDRVGDDLLAQARRDGVDVSQVRRRVGTLTGLIVEALDADGGWRYLQHLPDEMLLTEADVLAATEAFAADAVLVQLQQPPQAALAAARLARESGRLLVLDGTPADDEHRRPLLAAADVLRADDRETGLLTGVSADDPGQVRAAAEKLLHAGPGLVVLGLGPAGNLFVWADRRWGQGHLLVPLTEERVVDTTGAGDALTAALTVALLRGDPPPDAARYAVAAAGASVGHPGGRPALDGSTLRNRVSGLDPEPGGDPRIGGPA, from the coding sequence GTGAGCGCTATCCCGCAGGTTCTGGTGATCGGACAGCTGGCCCGCGATCTCGTACTGGTGGTCGACCGGATGCCCCCGGCCGGCAGCGCCGCCGACGTCCGGTGCCGGCGCGAGCTGCTCGGCGGGAAGGGCGCCAACCAGGCGGTCGCGCTGGCCCAGCTCGGCGCGCGGCCGATCCTGCTCGCCGTGGCCGGCGACGACCGGGTCGGCGACGATCTGCTGGCCCAGGCGCGTCGGGACGGTGTCGACGTGTCGCAGGTACGCCGTCGGGTCGGAACGCTCACCGGGCTGATCGTGGAGGCGCTGGACGCCGACGGTGGCTGGCGCTACCTGCAACACCTGCCCGACGAGATGCTGCTGACCGAGGCGGACGTGCTGGCGGCCACCGAGGCGTTCGCCGCCGACGCCGTACTCGTGCAGCTCCAACAGCCACCGCAGGCGGCGCTGGCGGCGGCGCGGCTCGCCCGGGAGTCGGGCCGGCTGCTCGTACTCGACGGGACCCCGGCCGACGACGAGCACCGCCGGCCGCTGCTGGCCGCCGCCGACGTGCTGCGGGCCGACGACCGGGAGACCGGGCTGTTGACCGGCGTCTCCGCCGACGACCCGGGGCAGGTCCGCGCCGCCGCCGAGAAGCTCCTGCACGCCGGCCCCGGTCTGGTCGTGCTCGGCCTCGGGCCGGCGGGAAACCTCTTCGTCTGGGCGGACCGTCGCTGGGGCCAGGGACATCTGCTGGTGCCGCTCACCGAGGAGCGGGTCGTGGACACCACCGGCGCGGGAGACGCCCTGACCGCCGCCCTCACCGTGGCACTGCTCCGCGGCGATCCGCCGCCGGACGCGGCCCGGTATGCGGTGGCCGCCGCCGGAGCCAGCGTCGGGCATCCCGGTGGCCGCCCGGCGCTCGACGGCAGCACGCTGCGCAACCGGGTGTCGGGGCTCGACCCCGAGCCGGGCGGGGACCCGCGGATCGGCGGGCCGGCGTGA
- a CDS encoding glycoside hydrolase family 65 protein, translating into MPVPRARTGRPAPAAEPTWEIREEGLGHRALADLESVFALANGRLGVRGTLEEGGVSANPGTYLNSCYEEYDLNYPENGYAFPEQNQVLVGVPEGTRFRLFVDDRPVEPTAGGTHRHERVLDLRDGTLRRSFGWTAESGAAVEVRSTRLVSFVHPGVLAIRYEVVAADRPVRIRLHSELRANPALPERDSDDPRSPNVLERPLLPRRHSIDGLGGLLGHQTRRSGQRIVATVTHLLDGARAEADVDTGPDLVRVAVEAELAPGQRLRVTKLVGYASSGQRPFDELVAEATTALAEATRRGWAGLRADQRGYLDRFWDDADVVVDGDPQLQQAVRFGLFHVLQASARAGQRPLPAKGLTGNGYDGHTMWDAETFVLPVLTYLRPEAAEAALRWRHATLDRARQRAGELRLAGAAFPWRTIDGRECSGYWPAGSAALHVNADIAAAVLRYVAATDDLAFLRDAGLELLVETARLWNRVGHHDDAGGFHIDGVTGPDEYTALGNDNLFTNVMARHNLLGAVAATERLPERARQLGVEPAELSAWRRAAEAMHLPYDAERGVHQQCAGFTALQEWDFAGTRSDEYPLLLHYPYLELYRRQVIKQADVVLAMQHCAELFTREQKARNFDYYHRRTVGDSSLSASAQAIIAAELGHLELGYAHLADSALQDLHDFPEQSRDGLHVAALAGVWLALVAGFGGLRDQGDELAFAPRLPAALTRLEFSLRWRGHRLRVTVTGDSATYLLRDGTDRDDADRDDADEAGIRLRHHGTPLHLRPGRSRRLPLPALPDPGPEPPAPPSRAPRRRPAGKPVTAIRPAGSDADEAAPPPARPGPAAPVPG; encoded by the coding sequence ATGCCGGTACCACGAGCCAGGACCGGCCGGCCGGCCCCCGCCGCAGAACCGACCTGGGAGATCCGCGAGGAGGGCCTCGGGCACCGGGCCCTGGCCGACCTGGAGTCCGTCTTCGCGCTGGCGAACGGCCGGCTCGGGGTACGCGGCACGCTCGAGGAGGGCGGCGTCAGCGCCAACCCCGGCACCTACCTCAACTCGTGCTACGAGGAATACGACCTCAACTACCCGGAGAACGGCTACGCCTTCCCGGAGCAGAACCAGGTGCTGGTCGGTGTGCCGGAGGGGACCCGGTTCCGGCTCTTCGTCGACGACCGGCCGGTCGAGCCGACCGCCGGCGGCACGCACCGGCACGAACGGGTCCTCGACCTGCGCGACGGCACCCTCCGGCGATCGTTCGGCTGGACCGCCGAGTCCGGCGCGGCGGTGGAGGTGCGCAGTACCCGGCTGGTCTCGTTCGTCCACCCCGGGGTGCTGGCGATCCGCTACGAGGTCGTCGCCGCCGACCGACCGGTCCGGATCCGCCTGCACTCGGAACTCCGGGCCAACCCTGCGCTGCCGGAACGGGACAGCGACGACCCGAGGAGCCCGAACGTCCTCGAACGCCCGCTGCTGCCGCGGCGGCACAGCATCGACGGTCTCGGCGGCCTGCTGGGCCACCAGACCCGGCGCAGCGGACAGCGGATCGTCGCCACCGTCACGCACCTGCTCGACGGCGCGCGGGCCGAGGCCGACGTCGACACCGGCCCGGATCTGGTGCGGGTCGCCGTCGAGGCCGAACTCGCGCCGGGGCAGCGGCTCCGGGTGACCAAACTCGTCGGGTACGCCTCGTCCGGGCAGCGGCCGTTCGACGAGCTGGTCGCCGAGGCGACCACGGCGCTCGCGGAGGCGACCCGACGTGGCTGGGCGGGGCTCCGCGCCGACCAGCGGGGCTATCTCGACCGGTTCTGGGACGACGCGGACGTGGTCGTCGACGGCGACCCGCAGCTTCAGCAGGCCGTACGGTTCGGGCTCTTCCACGTGTTGCAGGCCAGCGCCCGGGCGGGACAGCGTCCGCTGCCGGCCAAGGGCCTGACCGGCAACGGCTACGACGGCCACACCATGTGGGACGCCGAGACGTTCGTGCTGCCGGTACTCACCTACCTGCGGCCGGAGGCGGCCGAGGCGGCGCTGCGCTGGCGGCATGCCACCCTCGACCGGGCCCGGCAGCGCGCCGGTGAACTGCGGCTCGCCGGCGCGGCCTTCCCGTGGCGGACCATCGACGGCCGGGAGTGTTCCGGATACTGGCCGGCCGGGAGCGCGGCCCTGCACGTCAACGCCGACATCGCCGCTGCCGTGCTGCGGTACGTCGCCGCCACCGACGACCTCGCGTTCCTGCGCGACGCCGGTCTGGAGCTGCTGGTCGAGACGGCCCGGCTCTGGAACCGGGTGGGCCACCACGACGACGCGGGCGGATTCCACATCGACGGGGTGACGGGCCCGGACGAGTACACCGCGCTCGGCAACGACAACCTGTTCACCAACGTCATGGCCCGGCACAACCTGCTCGGGGCCGTCGCCGCCACCGAGCGGCTGCCGGAGCGGGCCCGACAGCTCGGCGTCGAGCCGGCGGAGCTGTCCGCCTGGCGGAGGGCGGCCGAGGCGATGCACCTGCCGTACGACGCCGAACGGGGGGTGCACCAGCAGTGCGCCGGGTTCACCGCCCTGCAGGAGTGGGATTTCGCCGGCACCCGATCCGACGAGTACCCGCTGTTGCTGCACTACCCCTACCTGGAGCTGTACCGGCGGCAGGTGATCAAGCAGGCCGACGTCGTACTCGCGATGCAGCACTGCGCCGAGCTGTTCACGCGAGAGCAGAAGGCCCGCAACTTCGACTACTACCACCGGCGTACCGTCGGCGACTCGTCGCTGTCGGCGAGTGCACAGGCGATCATCGCCGCCGAACTGGGGCACCTGGAACTCGGCTACGCCCACCTCGCCGACTCGGCCCTACAGGACCTGCACGACTTTCCGGAGCAGAGCCGGGACGGCCTGCACGTCGCCGCCCTCGCCGGTGTCTGGCTCGCTTTGGTGGCGGGCTTCGGCGGGCTCCGTGACCAGGGCGACGAACTCGCGTTCGCGCCCCGGCTGCCGGCGGCGCTGACCCGGCTGGAGTTCTCGCTGCGCTGGCGGGGTCACCGGCTCCGGGTCACCGTGACCGGCGACTCGGCGACGTACCTGCTGCGGGACGGTACCGACCGGGACGATGCCGACCGGGACGATGCCGACGAGGCGGGGATCCGGCTGCGCCACCACGGGACGCCGCTGCACCTGCGGCCGGGCCGATCCCGCCGCCTGCCGCTGCCGGCACTCCCCGACCCCGGGCCGGAACCCCCCGCACCGCCCAGCCGGGCTCCCCGGCGCCGCCCGGCCGGGAAGCCGGTGACCGCCATCCGGCCGGCCGGGTCGGACGCGGACGAGGCCGCGCCGCCGCCGGCCCGGCCCGGTCCGGCGGCTCCGGTACCCGGGTGA
- a CDS encoding TIGR03557 family F420-dependent LLM class oxidoreductase — translation MRIGYFLSSEEYTPAELLEQARGAEAAGFQGLWISDHYHPWVDAQGQSGFVWSMLGALSQVSSLPVTTAVTCPTVRIHPAVIAQAAATTAVLHSGRFVLGVGSGEALNEHIFGDAWPNAATRLEMLEEAVEVIRELWQGGFVDHQGKHYRVENARIYTRPETPPPIYISGFGPKAIDLAARIGDGYISISPDAEMVSRFRANGGGDKPCQAGFKAAYASSVEEGARIAYERWPNAGVPGELSQVLPSPRHFEQAAQLVTQEQVKQAFVCGDDPEAHLEMIDKYAQAGFDEVYVANTGPHYQGLFELYAKHVLPAVGGNG, via the coding sequence ATGCGCATCGGCTACTTCCTGTCCAGTGAGGAGTACACCCCGGCCGAACTGCTGGAGCAGGCACGCGGGGCGGAGGCGGCGGGTTTCCAGGGACTCTGGATCTCCGACCACTACCACCCCTGGGTGGACGCGCAGGGGCAGAGCGGCTTCGTCTGGTCGATGCTCGGCGCGCTGAGCCAGGTCTCTTCGCTGCCGGTCACCACCGCCGTCACCTGTCCCACGGTCCGGATCCACCCGGCGGTGATCGCCCAGGCCGCCGCGACCACCGCGGTGCTGCACTCCGGCCGGTTCGTGCTCGGCGTCGGCAGCGGCGAGGCGCTCAACGAGCACATCTTCGGCGACGCCTGGCCGAACGCCGCCACCAGGCTGGAGATGCTGGAGGAGGCCGTCGAGGTGATCCGCGAACTGTGGCAGGGCGGGTTCGTGGACCACCAGGGCAAGCACTACCGGGTCGAGAACGCCCGGATCTACACCCGGCCGGAGACCCCGCCGCCGATCTACATCTCCGGGTTCGGGCCGAAGGCCATCGACCTCGCCGCCAGGATCGGCGACGGCTACATCAGCATCAGCCCGGACGCCGAGATGGTCAGCCGGTTCCGCGCCAACGGCGGAGGCGACAAGCCGTGCCAGGCCGGCTTCAAGGCGGCGTACGCCAGCAGCGTCGAGGAGGGCGCGAGGATCGCCTACGAACGCTGGCCCAACGCCGGGGTACCGGGCGAGCTGTCCCAGGTGCTGCCCTCGCCCCGGCACTTCGAACAGGCCGCCCAACTGGTGACCCAGGAGCAGGTGAAGCAGGCGTTCGTCTGCGGTGACGACCCCGAGGCGCACCTCGAAATGATCGACAAGTACGCGCAGGCCGGCTTCGACGAGGTCTACGTGGCCAACACCGGGCCGCACTATCAGGGACTCTTCGAGCTCTACGCCAAGCATGTCCTGCCCGCCGTCGGCGGCAACGGCTGA
- a CDS encoding CBS domain-containing protein — translation MTTAREIMTPNPTCVGESEDMLTAARRMSELGVGSMPICGSDNRLKGMLTDRDIVVKVLAQGRDPGSVTAGELAQGKPVTIGADDDAEEILRTMGSHQVRRLPVIDGHDLVGVVAVADVARALPDRPVGDLVDAISQG, via the coding sequence ATGACAACCGCACGGGAGATCATGACGCCGAATCCCACCTGCGTCGGCGAGAGTGAGGACATGTTGACGGCCGCCCGCCGGATGTCGGAACTCGGGGTGGGCTCGATGCCGATCTGCGGCAGTGACAACCGGCTCAAGGGCATGCTCACCGACCGCGACATCGTCGTGAAGGTACTCGCCCAGGGCCGTGACCCGGGCAGCGTGACGGCGGGGGAACTCGCCCAGGGCAAGCCGGTGACCATCGGCGCGGACGACGACGCCGAGGAGATCCTGCGCACCATGGGCAGCCACCAGGTACGCCGGCTGCCGGTGATCGACGGGCACGACCTCGTCGGGGTGGTCGCGGTGGCCGACGTCGCGCGGGCTCTGCCCGACCGGCCCGTCGGTGACCTGGTCGACGCCATCTCGCAGGGCTGA
- a CDS encoding carbohydrate ABC transporter permease translates to MTETAARTGDALVVPPAGPGPLPPDRAGSAPERASGRSRWRRLPFVLALVGAALLFLLPFAWLVTASLRPREYIFSTGFLPVPFAPENYAEAWSAIPLLSWLFNSLVVGVAAAAAVTVSSAWIAFGFAYFRFPGRNLLFGLVLATMMLPFAVTMIPTYLIWSELRLTGTQVPLWAGNLFGSAFYIFLIRQFLLSLPREYFEAARVDGASYPQLFWRLAFPLIRPALLVAFVFEFKASWTDLIKPLIYLRDEELYTLPRGLKVLLDRFGYGGEQQWEIVLAGSVIATVPMIILFFLAQRHFVEGIATTGRKG, encoded by the coding sequence ATGACCGAGACCGCGGCCCGGACGGGCGACGCCCTCGTCGTACCGCCGGCCGGCCCGGGACCACTGCCCCCGGATCGGGCCGGATCGGCACCGGAGCGGGCGAGCGGCCGTTCCCGGTGGCGCCGGCTGCCGTTCGTGCTGGCGCTGGTCGGCGCGGCGCTGCTCTTCCTGCTCCCGTTCGCCTGGCTCGTCACCGCCTCGCTGCGCCCCCGCGAGTACATCTTCTCCACCGGCTTCCTGCCCGTGCCCTTCGCCCCGGAGAACTACGCCGAGGCGTGGTCGGCGATACCGCTGCTGAGCTGGCTCTTCAACAGCCTGGTGGTCGGCGTCGCCGCCGCGGCGGCGGTCACCGTCTCCAGTGCCTGGATCGCGTTCGGCTTCGCCTACTTCCGGTTCCCCGGCCGGAACCTGCTCTTCGGCCTGGTCCTCGCCACCATGATGCTGCCGTTCGCGGTCACCATGATCCCGACGTACCTGATCTGGTCGGAACTGCGCCTCACCGGCACCCAGGTGCCGCTCTGGGCCGGCAACCTCTTCGGGTCGGCGTTCTACATCTTCCTGATCCGGCAGTTCCTGCTCTCGCTGCCCAGGGAGTACTTCGAGGCGGCCCGGGTCGACGGGGCCAGTTATCCGCAACTCTTCTGGCGGCTGGCGTTTCCGTTGATCCGGCCCGCTCTGCTGGTGGCCTTCGTCTTCGAGTTCAAGGCGAGCTGGACCGACCTGATCAAGCCGCTGATCTATCTCCGCGACGAGGAGCTTTACACCCTGCCCCGGGGACTGAAGGTGCTGCTGGACCGGTTCGGGTACGGCGGCGAACAGCAGTGGGAGATCGTCCTCGCCGGCAGCGTCATCGCCACCGTACCGATGATCATTCTGTTCTTCCTGGCCCAGCGGCACTTCGTCGAGGGCATCGCCACCACCGGCCGCAAGGGATGA
- a CDS encoding carbohydrate ABC transporter permease: protein MATTTVEVPAAERAAGTRRRRRMKPLARHEMRWAYVFIAPWLVGLLVFQAGPMLASLWLSLTEYDVVSAPTWTGLDNYRRIADDPMVLRSLTNTLYYTVLHVPLTMAVSLGLAMLLLRVGRLQGFFRTVFYLPVMTPAVAIGVLFLLLLNTQDGLVNRGLAAVGVDGPAWTTDPDWVMPGIVLMSLWSLGSTVVIYLAALQNVPRDLYEAANIDGAGAWARFRHVTVPMISGSLFFTLVVNTIASIQMFTEVYTMYFGNRETQNRFNSDAATFYVIRLFQEAFQFLHMGYASAMAWLLFLVILAITAVQVRLSRRFVYYEGRDR, encoded by the coding sequence ATGGCGACCACCACCGTCGAGGTTCCCGCGGCCGAGCGGGCCGCCGGGACCCGGCGACGCCGCCGGATGAAGCCGCTGGCCCGGCACGAGATGCGCTGGGCGTACGTCTTCATCGCGCCCTGGCTGGTCGGCCTCCTCGTCTTCCAGGCCGGCCCGATGCTGGCCAGCCTCTGGCTCAGCCTGACCGAGTACGACGTGGTCAGCGCGCCGACCTGGACCGGGCTGGACAACTACCGGCGGATCGCCGACGACCCGATGGTGCTGCGCAGTCTCACCAACACGCTGTACTACACCGTGCTGCACGTGCCGCTCACGATGGCGGTCTCGCTCGGGCTGGCGATGCTGCTGCTGCGGGTGGGCCGGTTGCAGGGCTTCTTCCGTACCGTCTTCTACCTGCCGGTGATGACCCCGGCGGTGGCGATCGGGGTGCTCTTCCTGCTGCTGCTCAACACCCAGGACGGGCTCGTCAACCGGGGCCTGGCGGCGGTCGGCGTCGACGGCCCGGCCTGGACCACCGACCCGGACTGGGTGATGCCGGGGATCGTCCTGATGAGCCTCTGGAGCCTCGGCTCGACCGTGGTGATCTACCTCGCCGCGTTGCAGAACGTGCCGCGCGACCTGTACGAGGCGGCGAACATCGACGGCGCCGGGGCGTGGGCGCGCTTCCGGCACGTGACCGTACCGATGATCTCGGGGTCGCTCTTCTTCACCCTGGTCGTGAACACGATCGCCTCGATCCAGATGTTCACCGAGGTCTACACGATGTACTTCGGGAACCGGGAGACGCAGAACAGGTTCAACTCCGACGCGGCGACGTTCTACGTGATCCGGCTCTTCCAGGAGGCGTTCCAGTTCCTGCACATGGGTTACGCCTCGGCGATGGCCTGGCTGCTCTTCCTGGTGATCCTCGCCATCACGGCCGTGCAGGTACGGCTCTCCCGGCGGTTCGTCTACTACGAGGGGCGGGACCGATGA
- a CDS encoding extracellular solute-binding protein encodes MRRHSGLAATLALLLGLTGCGGVGGGGGGGGTGGSGRLSTLGFSLSDEIATSRVDAFKQAHPEISVEITEGGFDEQQFLSAVADGNPPDLVYLDRKLIGSYATRGAVTPLTDCVREHGIDVDQYRPVAREQVTLDGVLYGIPEFYSVRVVYLDEAVLRQAGVTPDQVDLANWAGLPALTDRLARVSNGRLSRIGIDPKIPEFLPLWAKANGADLLSADGRTARLDDPKVLEALQTTYGLLQRQAGWDRFKGFRDTFDFFGADSPLARHQIGVWPMEDWFLNQVAKNTPDAQLVVKPFVDRQGNPLTLVSGQSWAIPKGAKNPEAACEFAKQMTATETWVAAAKARVTARQASGAPFTGLYTGNAEADRRIMSEIYRPSGNPRFDNAVQTILSVQEHAFTIPASRAGAEFDKTWMDAVNRVLSGQSEPAEALRRAQSEATAALDRAAK; translated from the coding sequence ATGCGGAGACATTCGGGCCTGGCGGCGACGTTGGCGCTGCTCCTCGGGCTCACCGGTTGCGGCGGGGTCGGTGGCGGCGGTGGCGGCGGCGGCACCGGCGGATCCGGCCGGCTCAGCACCCTCGGCTTCAGCCTCTCGGACGAGATCGCGACCAGCCGGGTCGACGCCTTCAAGCAGGCCCACCCGGAGATCAGCGTGGAGATCACCGAGGGTGGTTTCGACGAGCAGCAGTTCCTCTCGGCGGTCGCCGACGGCAACCCGCCGGATCTCGTCTATCTGGACCGGAAGCTCATCGGCAGCTACGCCACCCGGGGCGCGGTCACCCCGCTCACCGACTGTGTGCGCGAGCACGGCATCGACGTCGACCAGTACCGGCCGGTGGCGCGCGAGCAGGTCACCCTGGACGGTGTCCTCTACGGCATCCCCGAGTTCTACAGCGTCCGCGTCGTCTACCTGGACGAGGCCGTACTCCGGCAGGCCGGAGTCACCCCCGACCAGGTCGACCTGGCGAACTGGGCCGGGCTGCCGGCCCTGACCGACCGACTGGCCAGGGTCTCGAACGGCCGCCTCAGCCGGATCGGCATCGACCCGAAGATCCCCGAGTTCCTGCCGCTCTGGGCCAAGGCCAACGGAGCCGACCTGCTCTCCGCCGACGGGCGGACCGCCCGACTCGACGACCCGAAGGTGCTGGAGGCGTTGCAGACCACCTACGGCCTGCTCCAGCGGCAGGCCGGCTGGGACAGGTTCAAGGGCTTCCGGGACACCTTCGACTTCTTCGGCGCCGACAGCCCGCTGGCCCGGCACCAGATCGGGGTCTGGCCGATGGAGGACTGGTTCCTCAACCAGGTGGCCAAGAACACCCCGGACGCGCAACTGGTCGTCAAGCCCTTCGTCGACCGGCAGGGCAACCCGCTCACCCTGGTCAGCGGTCAGTCCTGGGCGATCCCGAAGGGCGCGAAGAACCCCGAGGCCGCCTGCGAGTTCGCCAAGCAGATGACCGCGACCGAGACCTGGGTGGCGGCGGCGAAGGCGCGGGTCACCGCCCGGCAGGCGAGCGGGGCGCCCTTCACCGGCCTCTACACCGGCAACGCGGAGGCGGACCGCCGGATCATGTCGGAGATTTACCGGCCCAGCGGCAACCCCCGGTTCGACAACGCCGTACAGACGATCCTCTCGGTGCAGGAGCACGCCTTCACCATCCCGGCGTCCCGGGCCGGCGCCGAGTTCGACAAGACCTGGATGGACGCGGTCAACCGGGTCCTGTCGGGGCAGAGCGAGCCGGCCGAGGCGCTGCGCCGGGCGCAGTCCGAGGCGACCGCCGCGCTGGACCGGGCCGCGAAGTAG
- a CDS encoding zinc-dependent alcohol dehydrogenase gives MKALTWQGKRDVRVAEVPDPRIEEPTDAVIRVTSTAICGSDLHLYEVLGAYLKPGDILGHEAMGIVEEVGSAVDRLRPGDRVVVPFNISCGSCWMCQRQLYAQCETTQVRSEGKGAALFGYTSLYGSVPGGQAEYLRVPHAQFGPVKVPATGADERYLYLSDILPTAWQAVRYADVPPGGTLAVFGLGPVGQLCARVGRHLGAARVIGLDLVPERLAMARRHGVETVDVTDLDDVPGALLDLVDGRGPDAVIDAVGMESHGSPWGKLAQTTVGMLPDAVARSMTDRFGVDRLSVLHAAVKSVRRGGTVSLSGVYGGELDPMPLMEMFDRGVQLRMGQAHVRRWTDEIMPLLAEEDDPLGVQDLRTHRLPLQRAPEGYEMFQKKTDGCIKVVLNP, from the coding sequence GTGAAGGCGTTGACATGGCAGGGCAAGCGCGACGTGCGGGTGGCGGAGGTGCCGGACCCACGGATCGAGGAACCGACCGACGCGGTCATCCGGGTCACCTCGACCGCCATCTGCGGTTCCGACCTGCACCTCTACGAGGTGCTCGGCGCCTACCTGAAACCGGGCGACATCCTGGGCCACGAGGCGATGGGGATCGTCGAGGAGGTCGGCTCGGCGGTGGACCGGCTCCGTCCCGGTGACCGGGTGGTCGTACCCTTCAACATCTCCTGCGGCTCGTGCTGGATGTGCCAGCGCCAGCTCTACGCCCAGTGCGAGACGACCCAGGTCCGGTCCGAGGGCAAGGGTGCGGCGCTGTTCGGCTACACCTCCCTCTACGGCTCGGTACCGGGCGGCCAGGCCGAGTACCTGCGGGTTCCGCACGCGCAGTTCGGCCCGGTCAAGGTGCCGGCGACCGGAGCCGACGAGCGGTACCTGTACCTCTCCGACATCCTGCCCACGGCGTGGCAGGCGGTACGGTACGCCGACGTACCACCGGGCGGCACGCTCGCCGTCTTCGGGCTCGGACCGGTCGGGCAACTCTGCGCCCGGGTCGGCCGCCATCTCGGTGCCGCCCGGGTGATCGGGCTCGACCTCGTGCCGGAGCGGCTGGCGATGGCCCGGCGGCACGGCGTGGAGACCGTGGACGTCACCGATCTCGACGACGTGCCGGGCGCCCTCCTCGACCTGGTCGACGGCCGGGGCCCGGACGCGGTGATCGACGCGGTCGGGATGGAGTCGCACGGCTCCCCGTGGGGCAAACTCGCCCAGACCACCGTGGGGATGCTGCCGGACGCGGTGGCGCGGTCGATGACCGACCGGTTCGGGGTGGATCGGCTCAGCGTGCTGCACGCCGCGGTCAAGTCGGTACGCCGGGGCGGCACCGTCTCCCTCTCCGGCGTCTACGGCGGGGAACTCGACCCGATGCCGTTGATGGAGATGTTCGACCGTGGCGTCCAACTGCGGATGGGGCAGGCACACGTACGGCGCTGGACCGACGAGATCATGCCGCTGCTGGCCGAGGAGGACGATCCGCTCGGCGTGCAGGACCTGCGTACCCATCGGCTGCCGTTGCAGCGCGCGCCCGAGGGCTACGAGATGTTCCAGAAGAAGACGGACGGCTGCATCAAGGTGGTGCTGAACCCGTAG